The genomic interval CTGGAATCTTTGCTGCAGAGCATGGAGATGGCTCAGAATGGCTCTGCGAGGGATGAGCAGTGCCTGGAGTACGTGTGTGACTCAGAGGGGAAGCCGCTGGCGCTGTGTGCCACAGTGCCGGACAGCCTCATCGCAGAGGACCAGGCTCTGGAGGAGGTGGCAGACAGTGGGCTGCTGCTTAATGAGGACACAGCTAACGGGAGCGATTCATCTGAAGAGAGTTTGACCACCACGGCCTCTGAGTTGAGTGATCCAGCTCTCTCCAGTTCTGCTGTGAATAAAGGGATGCTTGAAAATGTTCTGGATGAAAAACTAACTTCTtcccaggaggaggagaaaagaagcaaCATGATGGTGGAACAGTCTGTGCAGACTGATGTGGTGCCATATAGCCTAGATGTGGAGCAGCTCATTCAAAACATCTTCAGAGCTCAAGATGCCTGTCCTCTAAGCCCACCTTCTTCACTGAAGGAATTGGGTGATTCTCTTGGAAGCTTCAGTGATTCTGGTATCATTGTGGACTTAACTCCAAGTGATCCAACCTCTGCCATCCTTTTGTCTCCTATGGAGTCTCCATGCAGGAAGGTGGAGCACAGAGTTAATGGAAACCGTTTCATGAAAGAACTTGATTTTACAGAACCTCATGATGATGAAGCCTTTGGGTATGTCAATACTTTCTCTCAGGCAGGAATAAAGAGGAGATACTGGAGCAGGAGTCTCCTCAGAGATGTTCTGGCTGTAGCAGCCCCTGTTGTACCAACTATCATGTGGGCTTTCAGTACTCAGAGGGGAGGAACAGATCCCATTTATAACATCGGAGCGTTGCTTCGTGGTTGCTGCCTGGTGGCCCTGCATTCTTTACGCCGTACACCCTTCAATATCAAAACCTAAAGTCCACTCTGTCCCTGGGCACCAACTGGCTgaggcagagagaaagagggatGAGATAGATCATAAAAAGTTATTGTATATTCTGGCAGAGTccatcattttgcttttgactCTTTGATTTGCACTATAAATTGGtttgaaaacatgtttcttgtttcaaaataaaaaaagctgaacCCTG from Falco biarmicus isolate bFalBia1 chromosome 3, bFalBia1.pri, whole genome shotgun sequence carries:
- the SYBU gene encoding syntabulin isoform X3, whose protein sequence is MGPLRESSKEQKTQLEKEVSRSRIPRLVLRPQQKVSPASESPFSEEESREFNPPSSSGGSARTVSSNSFCSDDTGCPSSQSVSPVKTPSDAGNSPISFCNGSDGDFSRKKFSPGTMSEGNPQLARYKKETKTSLVKPGSEADFSSSSSTGSISAPEVHMSAAGSKRSSFSRKRSGRYNSCADNHSIKPQNPEQYLTPLQQKEVTVRHLKTKLKESESKLKERETEIEELKAQLGRMREDWIEEECNRVEAELALKEARSEIKQLKQVIETMKNSLAEKDKKIQKYFIDINIQNKKLESLLQSMEMAQNGSARDEQCLEYVCDSEGKPLALCATVPDSLIAEDQALEEVADSGLLLNEDTANGSDSSEESLTTTASELSDPALSSSAVNKGMLENVLDEKLTSSQEEEKRSNMMVEQSVQTDVVPYSLDVEQLIQNIFRAQDACPLSPPSSLKELGDSLGSFSDSGIIVDLTPSDPTSAILLSPMESPCRKVEHRVNGNRFMKELDFTEPHDDEAFGYVNTFSQAGIKRRYWSRSLLRDVLAVAAPVVPTIMWAFSTQRGGTDPIYNIGALLRGCCLVALHSLRRTPFNIKT
- the SYBU gene encoding syntabulin isoform X2, which produces MGPLRESSKEQKTQLEKEVSRSRIPRLVLRPQQKVSPASESPFSEEESREFNPPSSSGGSARTVSSNSFCSGSEADFSSSSSTGSISAPEVHMSAAGSKRSSFSRNRGPYGRNNGSLSYKSGASPPASREKDSLSTLCKNQLSPANIHQSYRASSASSSNSGSYKGSDSSPVMRRSGRYNSCADNHSIKPQNPEQYLTPLQQKEVTVRHLKTKLKESESKLKERETEIEELKAQLGRMREDWIEEECNRVEAELALKEARSEIKQLKQVIETMKNSLAEKDKKIQKYFIDINIQNKKLESLLQSMEMAQNGSARDEQCLEYVCDSEGKPLALCATVPDSLIAEDQALEEVADSGLLLNEDTANGSDSSEESLTTTASELSDPALSSSAVNKGMLENVLDEKLTSSQEEEKRSNMMVEQSVQTDVVPYSLDVEQLIQNIFRAQDACPLSPPSSLKELGDSLGSFSDSGIIVDLTPSDPTSAILLSPMESPCRKVEHRVNGNRFMKELDFTEPHDDEAFGYVNTFSQAGIKRRYWSRSLLRDVLAVAAPVVPTIMWAFSTQRGGTDPIYNIGALLRGCCLVALHSLRRTPFNIKT
- the SYBU gene encoding syntabulin isoform X4, giving the protein MSAAGSKRSSFSRNRGPYGRNNGSLSYKSGASPPASREKDSLSTLCKNQLSPANIHQSYRASSASSSNSGSYKGSDSSPVMRRSGRYNSCADNHSIKPQNPEQYLTPLQQKEVTVRHLKTKLKESESKLKERETEIEELKAQLGRMREDWIEEECNRVEAELALKEARSEIKQLKQVIETMKNSLAEKDKKIQKYFIDINIQNKKLESLLQSMEMAQNGSARDEQCLEYVCDSEGKPLALCATVPDSLIAEDQALEEVADSGLLLNEDTANGSDSSEESLTTTASELSDPALSSSAVNKGMLENVLDEKLTSSQEEEKRSNMMVEQSVQTDVVPYSLDVEQLIQNIFRAQDACPLSPPSSLKELGDSLGSFSDSGIIVDLTPSDPTSAILLSPMESPCRKVEHRVNGNRFMKELDFTEPHDDEAFGYVNTFSQAGIKRRYWSRSLLRDVLAVAAPVVPTIMWAFSTQRGGTDPIYNIGALLRGCCLVALHSLRRTPFNIKT